From the genome of Candidatus Kapaibacterium sp., one region includes:
- a CDS encoding HU family DNA-binding protein, whose translation MRRQDAVRYVSQKTGIQPSRVRAVLEHLLEFVQEQVARGERVDFRGFGAFFLRRRRPRMARNPRTGEPVPVGERHVPDFKPSPKFIRRVQQQG comes from the coding sequence ATGCGACGTCAGGATGCAGTGCGGTACGTGAGCCAGAAGACGGGAATCCAGCCATCACGGGTGCGCGCCGTGCTTGAGCACCTTTTGGAGTTCGTCCAGGAACAGGTTGCGCGGGGTGAGCGAGTTGACTTTCGGGGATTTGGGGCGTTCTTCCTGCGACGGCGACGTCCGCGGATGGCCCGCAATCCACGAACGGGCGAGCCTGTTCCCGTCGGCGAGCGACATGTGCCAGACTTCAAGCCTTCACCGAAGTTCATCCGAAGGGTTCAGCAGCAAGGTTGA
- a CDS encoding penicillin-binding protein 2, translating into MRAVEGRQIPGRRWLVQLVGIGLSAGFILVWARLAMLHLFASSELREALHGQAYVSVLSLPQRGRIVDCRGETIAESVQGVSYGVDPAMVRCAECLCRRVQEVLAIPEAECLERIATAKGRFFWLRRGIWGKETLGLDTLSEPGLVRLRERVRVYPHGDLFLPAVGSVGVDQQGLSGLELVYDSVLRKNPEPIVMRRDARGYLSPQVEHVLESGRRPPTLRTTLDGELQSIVAYELSEGVRRVKAASGLALAIEPSTGAVRAMVVVPTPPRGSAHAPIVSDVYEPGSILKPLIAAAALEQGLLRLSDTLFGHHGVWDGDGYRIVDEHPLGYTTLREALAWSSNVIFAKVAQGLSPRLLYRYIRDFGCGLPTGIELPGEAPGIVPKPHQFQPLTALFWGFGYGLAVTPLQLACAYAAIANDGVLMRPYLVEAVLDPDGTKLQKFSPQPVRRVLTVPVAQQLRQLLRSVVEEGTGRPAYLAGIAVAGKTGTAQQLVGGQYSREHHTASFVALFPADRPRLVLLVMLLRPQGGGSGGHTAAPVVRRILQRMMAHPRLSWYVAPNGTA; encoded by the coding sequence ATGCGTGCTGTAGAGGGGCGCCAAATCCCTGGACGCCGTTGGTTAGTGCAGCTCGTGGGCATTGGACTATCTGCCGGCTTCATACTTGTGTGGGCACGGCTTGCTATGCTCCATCTCTTCGCCAGCTCCGAGCTGCGGGAGGCACTCCACGGGCAGGCATATGTCTCTGTGCTGTCACTGCCTCAACGCGGGCGCATCGTGGATTGCCGAGGCGAGACGATTGCTGAGAGCGTCCAGGGGGTATCGTATGGAGTTGACCCGGCAATGGTGCGGTGTGCGGAATGCCTCTGCCGGCGGGTGCAGGAAGTGCTGGCCATCCCGGAGGCGGAGTGCTTGGAGCGGATTGCTACGGCAAAGGGGCGCTTCTTCTGGCTGCGCCGTGGTATTTGGGGCAAGGAGACGCTTGGGCTGGACACACTCTCGGAGCCTGGACTGGTGCGGCTGCGCGAGCGTGTGCGTGTCTATCCGCACGGTGACCTCTTCCTGCCAGCAGTGGGCAGCGTTGGCGTGGACCAACAAGGGCTGTCGGGGTTGGAGCTCGTCTACGACTCCGTGCTGCGGAAGAACCCAGAGCCAATCGTGATGCGCCGCGATGCTCGGGGATACCTCTCGCCGCAGGTAGAACATGTCCTGGAGTCCGGAAGGCGCCCTCCAACACTACGGACGACGCTGGATGGTGAACTCCAGAGCATCGTGGCTTACGAACTATCCGAAGGCGTACGTCGGGTAAAGGCCGCTTCCGGTTTGGCGCTAGCGATAGAGCCGTCCACTGGTGCCGTGCGGGCTATGGTGGTCGTCCCTACGCCGCCGCGCGGGAGTGCTCATGCGCCGATCGTCAGCGACGTCTACGAGCCTGGGTCTATTCTCAAGCCCCTCATAGCAGCGGCGGCTCTAGAGCAAGGTCTTCTGCGCCTGTCAGATACCCTCTTCGGGCATCATGGAGTATGGGATGGCGATGGCTATCGAATTGTCGACGAGCACCCGCTGGGATACACAACGTTGCGAGAAGCACTAGCGTGGTCCAGCAACGTCATCTTCGCCAAAGTAGCCCAGGGCCTGTCCCCTCGACTCCTGTATCGCTACATCCGTGACTTCGGCTGTGGGCTTCCGACGGGCATCGAACTGCCTGGCGAAGCACCTGGGATTGTCCCAAAGCCGCACCAGTTCCAGCCTTTGACCGCGCTCTTCTGGGGCTTTGGCTACGGGTTAGCGGTGACCCCACTCCAGCTAGCCTGCGCTTACGCTGCCATTGCCAACGATGGCGTCCTGATGCGCCCGTACTTGGTAGAGGCGGTGCTGGATCCAGATGGGACGAAGCTCCAGAAGTTCTCCCCACAGCCTGTCCGCAGGGTTTTGACGGTCCCGGTAGCGCAGCAGCTCCGGCAGCTTCTCCGGAGTGTGGTAGAGGAGGGGACGGGACGGCCTGCCTATCTTGCGGGGATTGCCGTTGCGGGCAAGACAGGGACAGCACAGCAGCTTGTTGGAGGGCAGTATAGCCGCGAACACCATACGGCCTCGTTCGTGGCTCTCTTCCCGGCGGACCGTCCTCGGTTGGTGCTACTGGTGATGCTCCTACGCCCACAAGGGGGCGGCTCTGGGGGACATACCGCCGCCCCAGTCGTCCGCCGAATCCTCCAGCGGATGATGGCCCATCCGCGCTTGAGCTGGTACGTTGCGCCTAACGGCACTGCCTAA
- a CDS encoding tetratricopeptide repeat protein has protein sequence MRSWVIAVAVVVVLSLGSWLLKQVFRPVPASATAGEPELSQEQQQRLSVLQQQLARDSTNLVAVLELANLYYDIGRFAEAVPLYQRYLAADPGQAEVRIDYAYALFASGQQAAGIRELRRVLERFPDHPIALFNLGVLLAQSGDLQGARQSFEELIRLHPALPLAERAQQALRTLDSLQASSTKP, from the coding sequence GTGCGGAGCTGGGTCATTGCTGTGGCGGTTGTTGTCGTATTGAGCCTTGGCTCCTGGCTGCTGAAACAAGTCTTCCGTCCGGTGCCTGCCTCGGCAACGGCAGGGGAGCCGGAGCTGTCCCAGGAACAGCAACAGCGCCTGAGCGTGCTCCAGCAGCAGTTGGCACGGGACTCTACCAACCTAGTCGCCGTGCTGGAGTTGGCGAATCTCTACTACGACATAGGACGTTTCGCTGAAGCAGTCCCGCTCTACCAGCGCTATCTGGCAGCCGATCCAGGCCAGGCCGAAGTGCGGATAGACTACGCCTATGCCCTCTTCGCTAGCGGTCAGCAGGCAGCGGGAATTAGGGAGCTGCGTCGGGTATTGGAGCGCTTCCCTGATCACCCGATTGCACTCTTCAATCTCGGTGTGCTCTTAGCCCAGTCTGGCGACCTCCAGGGGGCTCGGCAATCATTTGAAGAGCTTATCCGTCTGCATCCTGCGCTCCCCCTGGCCGAGAGGGCGCAGCAGGCACTACGGACGTTAGACTCGCTCCAGGCAAGTTCCACAAAACCGTAA
- a CDS encoding YolD-like family protein, whose product MDQPTSERIAWLQGVRYLLRPSHLVPLLGAHAGKVFAMALLCMTGASVVVNWLYAENPTLREQMRRMAEQRLEDYFARHPEITEQQRAEIRQRLQEGLAFSLPRSLLGGLFTNVITLLSLAGLLWLLQPLVGVQWKSLSFAVLVTALGYCSLVGAAGEVITAVVQTLGGSIQIQPGLALFVPYEADPTLFSVLSRMHVGAIAQFGMLGYLFGRVAAIPLWHGMVWSFAAWGLWLGAIYATAVVVLRG is encoded by the coding sequence ATGGACCAGCCTACATCGGAACGCATAGCCTGGCTCCAAGGTGTACGCTACCTCTTGCGGCCTAGCCATCTGGTTCCCCTACTCGGAGCTCATGCCGGTAAGGTCTTCGCGATGGCCCTGCTCTGTATGACGGGAGCGTCGGTGGTAGTCAATTGGCTCTACGCCGAAAACCCGACGCTCCGAGAACAGATGCGTCGTATGGCTGAGCAGCGGCTTGAGGACTACTTCGCCCGGCATCCGGAGATTACTGAGCAGCAGCGTGCAGAGATCCGCCAGCGCTTGCAGGAGGGATTAGCCTTCTCGCTACCGCGGAGCCTGCTCGGAGGGCTGTTCACGAATGTCATCACACTGTTGTCGCTTGCAGGGCTCCTGTGGCTACTGCAGCCGCTTGTTGGGGTGCAGTGGAAGAGCTTATCGTTTGCGGTTCTGGTGACGGCTCTGGGATACTGTAGCCTCGTAGGCGCAGCAGGTGAGGTCATCACCGCGGTCGTCCAGACACTTGGGGGGTCCATTCAGATACAGCCTGGACTTGCCCTGTTCGTTCCATACGAGGCTGACCCGACGCTGTTTTCTGTGCTGTCGCGGATGCACGTCGGGGCAATTGCGCAGTTCGGCATGCTGGGGTACCTCTTTGGGCGAGTGGCGGCAATACCTTTGTGGCATGGGATGGTGTGGAGCTTTGCTGCCTGGGGACTGTGGTTGGGGGCAATCTACGCAACGGCAGTCGTTGTTCTCCGCGGGTAA
- a CDS encoding response regulator, which yields MSEAVAQRLPDAIVLDVMMPQMDGYTTLQRLRQDPATALVPVVIVTALTDAPNQLRAIEAGAHDFLGKPVDERLLVAKVRLLTTLSQLRRACQLLYHHAHQHGVPIPPEIRELWSSLGFTEQPS from the coding sequence GTGTCTGAGGCCGTTGCGCAACGCCTGCCCGATGCAATCGTACTGGATGTGATGATGCCGCAGATGGACGGCTATACAACGCTTCAGCGGCTACGGCAGGACCCTGCAACGGCGCTGGTTCCAGTGGTCATTGTGACGGCCCTCACCGATGCTCCAAACCAGCTTCGGGCGATAGAGGCAGGAGCCCACGACTTTCTCGGCAAGCCCGTTGACGAGCGTCTGCTGGTCGCGAAGGTACGTCTCCTGACGACTCTTAGCCAGCTGCGGCGGGCATGTCAGCTCCTGTACCATCATGCCCACCAGCATGGGGTCCCCATACCACCAGAGATCCGCGAGCTATGGAGCTCCCTTGGCTTTACCGAACAACCCTCCTGA
- a CDS encoding response regulator, translating to MAAPYVLVVDDNRIMVKLLRRYLEKYGYEVGEAYNGMECLRPLRNACPMQSYWM from the coding sequence GTGGCTGCTCCTTACGTGCTCGTAGTGGACGACAACCGGATTATGGTCAAGCTCCTGCGGCGCTACCTTGAGAAGTACGGCTACGAGGTTGGCGAGGCATACAACGGGATGGAGTGTCTGAGGCCGTTGCGCAACGCCTGCCCGATGCAATCGTACTGGATGTGA
- a CDS encoding SDR family oxidoreductase, with product MEQPLYAVILGASSGFGRATALALAREGYHIVGVHLDRAATLPKVDELKAQLQACGVRVLFFNQNAADPTCRRTVVGVLKQEFSLHPGATVRVLLHSLAFGTLLPLVAAPPQESISQKQLEMTLDVMANSLVYWTQELIREGLIGAGGRILAMTSAGSERAIPMYGAVSAAKAALEAYVRQLALELAPYGITVNAIRAGVTDTPALRRIPGHEILIENAIGRNPYHRLTTPEDVARIVTLLVRPEAAWINGAVIAADGGENVVDVTWWKPEKSESHIPQMS from the coding sequence ATGGAGCAGCCGCTGTACGCCGTTATACTAGGGGCCTCCAGCGGTTTCGGACGCGCCACTGCGTTAGCCCTGGCCCGCGAGGGATACCATATCGTCGGAGTCCACTTGGACCGGGCTGCAACCTTGCCCAAGGTTGACGAGCTCAAAGCTCAACTCCAAGCCTGCGGGGTTCGCGTTCTCTTCTTCAACCAGAATGCGGCTGATCCTACCTGTCGCCGAACAGTTGTAGGGGTGCTGAAGCAAGAGTTCAGTCTCCATCCCGGAGCGACCGTGCGTGTCTTGTTACACTCTCTGGCGTTCGGCACGCTCCTCCCACTCGTCGCTGCTCCTCCTCAGGAGAGCATCAGCCAGAAGCAGCTTGAGATGACGCTAGATGTGATGGCCAACAGCCTCGTCTACTGGACCCAAGAGCTCATCAGGGAAGGACTCATTGGTGCTGGAGGTCGGATCCTAGCCATGACGAGTGCCGGCAGCGAACGTGCCATTCCGATGTACGGCGCAGTCTCTGCAGCAAAGGCCGCGCTAGAAGCGTACGTCCGGCAATTGGCTCTAGAGCTGGCTCCCTACGGCATCACAGTGAACGCCATCCGGGCCGGCGTCACCGACACTCCTGCCCTGCGGCGTATCCCCGGGCATGAGATCCTCATAGAGAACGCCATCGGCCGCAATCCGTACCATCGCTTGACGACCCCAGAAGACGTCGCACGCATCGTCACCTTATTAGTCCGTCCTGAAGCAGCTTGGATTAACGGCGCAGTTATTGCTGCTGACGGGGGTGAGAACGTCGTTGACGTCACTTGGTGGAAGCCCGAGAAGAGTGAGTCTCACATACCTCAGATGTCGTAG
- a CDS encoding ABC transporter ATP-binding protein yields the protein MPTVLEVRDLTVEFRSEQYVIRAVDQVSFRLDRGKALGIVGESGSGKSVTALSLMRLVPAPAGRIVSGKVLFHHQDGRVVDLLSLPEREMQRYRGDRIAMIFQEPMTSLNPVFRCGDQVMEALTIHRSMSRQEAYQRTLELFAEVGLQDPELIAQSYPHQLSGGQKQRVMIAMAMSCEPDILIADEPTTALDVTVQATILELMRQLQRSHQMALIFISHDLGVVAEIADEVAVMYRGRIVEYGPLEQIFTEPQHPYTKGLLACRPRLDRKLRRLPTVRDFMEELPDGATQERLHISVQEYINSLTLRPEELAARTTAIAGEVPLVEVEDLRVYFPIRKGLFSRTRGFVKAVDGVSFSIRRGETLGLVGESGSGKTTTGRAILRLIEPTGGRVFFDRQDLLALKPAELKALRRQMQIIFQDPYASLNPRLSVGSALMEVLRVHQLFDSDRERREYVFWLLHRVGLEPRHFWHYPHEFSGGQRQRLVIARALAVRPRFIVCDEPVSALDVSVQAQVLNLLVELREEFGLTYLFITHDWSVVKFISDRIAVVQSGRIVEIGDAEELYRNPRHDYTRTLIAAIPGARLEQLQHQRVGTAPA from the coding sequence ATGCCAACGGTGCTGGAAGTCCGAGACCTTACGGTGGAATTTCGCTCGGAGCAGTACGTAATCCGAGCAGTAGACCAGGTCAGCTTCCGCCTAGATCGGGGCAAGGCACTGGGAATCGTAGGCGAATCGGGCTCTGGGAAGTCCGTGACAGCGCTCTCGCTGATGCGGCTCGTGCCTGCCCCAGCTGGACGCATCGTGAGCGGCAAGGTCCTCTTCCACCACCAGGATGGCCGGGTTGTGGACCTCCTCTCTCTGCCCGAACGCGAAATGCAGCGGTACCGTGGCGACCGCATTGCTATGATCTTCCAGGAGCCTATGACCTCCCTGAATCCCGTCTTCCGCTGCGGGGATCAGGTCATGGAGGCCCTCACGATCCATCGCTCCATGAGTCGTCAGGAGGCATACCAGCGCACACTGGAGCTGTTCGCTGAAGTTGGACTGCAGGACCCAGAGCTCATCGCCCAAAGCTATCCCCACCAACTCTCGGGCGGGCAGAAGCAGCGTGTCATGATTGCCATGGCGATGAGCTGTGAGCCCGATATCCTGATTGCTGACGAACCCACGACAGCACTGGACGTGACTGTCCAAGCGACAATCCTTGAGCTGATGCGTCAGCTCCAGCGCTCTCACCAGATGGCTCTCATCTTCATCTCGCACGACTTGGGCGTAGTGGCGGAGATCGCTGACGAAGTCGCCGTCATGTACAGAGGGCGCATCGTAGAGTATGGCCCGCTGGAACAAATCTTCACAGAGCCACAGCACCCATACACAAAGGGACTACTAGCGTGTCGGCCGCGGTTAGACCGGAAGCTACGGCGGCTCCCAACAGTGCGAGATTTCATGGAGGAACTGCCGGACGGCGCTACTCAGGAACGGCTCCACATCAGTGTCCAAGAGTACATCAATTCCCTCACCCTCCGTCCTGAAGAGCTGGCCGCTCGCACTACCGCTATAGCTGGAGAAGTTCCGCTGGTGGAGGTAGAGGATCTGCGCGTCTACTTTCCAATCCGCAAAGGTCTATTCAGCAGAACTCGTGGCTTCGTCAAGGCCGTCGACGGCGTCTCCTTCTCGATCCGCCGGGGAGAGACGCTAGGGCTGGTGGGCGAATCTGGCAGCGGCAAGACGACCACCGGGCGCGCTATCTTACGCCTCATTGAGCCCACAGGCGGAAGGGTCTTCTTCGATAGGCAGGACCTCCTCGCCCTCAAGCCAGCAGAGCTGAAAGCCCTCCGACGTCAAATGCAGATTATCTTCCAGGACCCCTATGCCTCGCTTAACCCCCGGCTCTCAGTTGGCAGCGCTCTTATGGAGGTCCTGCGGGTCCACCAGCTCTTCGACTCAGACCGCGAGCGCCGTGAGTACGTGTTCTGGCTCCTCCACCGGGTTGGCTTGGAGCCACGCCACTTCTGGCATTACCCACACGAGTTCTCCGGCGGCCAGCGCCAGCGCCTCGTCATCGCTCGGGCCCTCGCCGTTCGGCCCCGTTTCATCGTCTGCGATGAGCCTGTCTCAGCCCTCGATGTCTCCGTCCAGGCCCAAGTACTCAACCTCTTGGTCGAGCTGCGCGAGGAGTTTGGGCTAACCTACCTCTTCATCACCCACGACTGGAGCGTCGTCAAGTTCATTAGCGATCGAATCGCCGTCGTGCAGTCCGGGCGCATCGTGGAAATTGGCGACGCCGAAGAACTCTACCGGAACCCACGGCACGACTACACGAGGACCCTCATTGCTGCCATCCCTGGCGCTCGGTTAGAGCAGCTCCAGCACCAGCGTGTGGGAACGGCACCGGCATGA
- a CDS encoding CBS domain-containing protein gives MEELLWLVLWGTLLAQIALNLWRGVVEEEPWMLMAERSGEEVRLHRAVLSFWETVVEGAFLFAVFFLLQQWGLPMWGRLVGVAVAILLVGCLRPMAQVVGMLYPEPLFRALRGFFWLLHRTEVPWRFLLRWLPRRQEAELVRQELSAVVETARQEGALEPEEYRLVTNLMRLRNIRVADVMTPRTVMVSCPADISVRDALRIPELRNYSRIPVWEGEPDTIIGYVLTKELLWAFWEGRAEIPVRQLVREVHFLPETLELDHALEAFLEKRQHLFVVVDEYGGVEGILTLEDIVETLLGVEIVDEADKVADLRELAKLLRQERIARSRGVSAGGIQSAEGQGKETMEA, from the coding sequence ATGGAAGAGCTCTTGTGGCTCGTACTTTGGGGTACTCTGCTGGCGCAGATTGCCTTAAATCTCTGGCGGGGCGTGGTGGAGGAAGAGCCATGGATGCTCATGGCTGAGCGCTCAGGTGAGGAGGTGCGTCTACACCGAGCTGTGCTGAGCTTTTGGGAGACTGTTGTCGAGGGGGCCTTTCTCTTCGCCGTCTTCTTCTTGCTACAGCAGTGGGGACTGCCGATGTGGGGGCGGCTCGTGGGGGTAGCGGTGGCGATACTCCTCGTGGGGTGCCTGAGACCGATGGCCCAGGTGGTAGGGATGTTGTACCCGGAGCCCCTCTTCCGAGCGCTGCGAGGCTTCTTCTGGCTGCTCCATCGAACGGAGGTCCCTTGGCGCTTCTTGCTGCGTTGGCTTCCTCGACGCCAAGAAGCGGAGCTTGTACGGCAAGAGCTCTCCGCGGTCGTGGAGACAGCCCGCCAAGAGGGGGCCTTGGAGCCGGAAGAGTACCGGCTGGTGACGAACCTCATGCGCCTTCGGAATATTCGAGTCGCTGATGTCATGACGCCCCGCACGGTGATGGTCTCCTGCCCTGCGGACATCAGCGTGCGGGATGCTCTCCGTATCCCTGAGCTCCGGAACTACTCGCGAATTCCTGTGTGGGAAGGAGAGCCGGACACGATCATTGGCTATGTGCTGACAAAGGAGCTCCTCTGGGCCTTCTGGGAAGGCAGAGCGGAGATCCCCGTTCGGCAGCTCGTCCGCGAGGTCCACTTCTTGCCCGAGACCTTGGAGCTAGACCATGCACTAGAGGCCTTCTTGGAGAAGCGGCAGCATCTCTTCGTCGTCGTGGATGAATACGGGGGCGTAGAGGGGATTCTGACGCTGGAGGACATCGTGGAGACGCTGTTGGGGGTGGAAATCGTTGACGAGGCGGACAAGGTTGCTGACCTCCGCGAGCTTGCAAAACTGCTGCGGCAGGAGCGGATTGCGCGTTCTCGAGGTGTGTCGGCCGGAGGGATTCAGTCAGCGGAGGGGCAGGGCAAGGAGACCATGGAAGCATGA
- a CDS encoding ATP-binding cassette domain-containing protein, translated as MIEVLHLTKRFGPKVVLQDVCLKIPTGQTTCIIGRSGSGKTVLLKHIVGLLRPDSGTIWIDGQEVTKLRRDEWFQLRRRFGYVFQGAALFDSLSVLENVVIGLYEHDIRQPEVLHREAQRVLSAVGLLPPLEEANSREFQREYELLCRKYPADLSGGMRKRVGIARALVGNPEYVFYDEPTSGLDPVTSEQIDSLIAELAQRLQVTSVVITHDMFTVLRIAHRVALIDEGIIRFVGTPEEMLQSSEPIVQRFLERYVIPLDSYPHRARAASSSVLPKM; from the coding sequence ATGATTGAAGTCCTCCACCTCACAAAGCGCTTCGGCCCAAAGGTTGTCCTCCAAGACGTCTGCCTGAAGATTCCCACAGGCCAGACCACATGCATCATCGGGCGCTCTGGCTCTGGCAAGACGGTACTCCTGAAGCACATCGTCGGGCTTCTACGCCCCGACTCCGGCACAATCTGGATTGACGGGCAAGAGGTCACCAAGCTCCGGCGGGATGAGTGGTTCCAGCTCCGGCGGCGCTTCGGATATGTCTTCCAGGGTGCAGCACTCTTCGACTCGCTATCCGTGCTCGAGAACGTCGTCATTGGACTCTACGAGCACGACATCCGCCAGCCTGAAGTCTTGCACCGCGAGGCGCAGCGCGTCCTCAGCGCCGTTGGGCTTCTGCCGCCATTGGAAGAAGCCAACAGTCGCGAGTTCCAGCGGGAATACGAGCTCCTCTGCCGCAAGTACCCCGCTGATCTCTCCGGTGGCATGCGCAAGCGCGTGGGGATTGCCCGAGCGCTGGTCGGGAACCCAGAGTACGTCTTCTATGACGAACCCACAAGCGGCTTGGACCCCGTCACCTCCGAGCAGATTGACTCCCTCATCGCCGAACTGGCCCAGCGGCTACAGGTGACCTCGGTCGTCATCACACACGATATGTTCACCGTCCTCCGGATCGCCCACCGCGTGGCCTTGATCGACGAGGGGATCATCCGCTTCGTCGGAACCCCAGAGGAGATGCTGCAGAGCAGCGAGCCAATCGTGCAGCGCTTCTTGGAGCGGTACGTCATCCCTTTAGACTCCTACCCCCACAGAGCCCGCGCTGCCTCCAGCAGTGTCCTTCCGAAGATGTAG
- a CDS encoding amidohydrolase has product MALRKIDVHAHIVPPKWPDLKSRFGYGGFVRMEHYAPGRARMVRDDGVVFRELQENSWNPECILQDMDRHGVEMMVLSTVPVLFYYWARPKDCYEWSRFLNDHLAEVVARFPKRFLALGTVPLQDVDYAIRELERCVQELGFPGVEIGSNVNGRNLDDPEFFPFYEAAQELGAALFVHPWQMLGRERLQRYFLEWLVGMPAETTVAICCFIFGGVFDRFPRLRVLFAHGGGSFAFTLGRIAKGYEARPDLCNVNAISNPRAYVGRFWVDTVTHDPRALRFLLETFGPNRVVYGTDYPFPLGDLEHGRFIEETGLPEDVLRRVFAENVQEFLGLTQPAALRS; this is encoded by the coding sequence ATGGCACTGCGTAAGATAGATGTCCATGCTCACATTGTGCCTCCTAAGTGGCCTGATCTGAAGAGTCGCTTCGGCTACGGAGGCTTCGTCCGGATGGAGCACTATGCCCCCGGGCGGGCTCGAATGGTGCGTGATGATGGGGTGGTCTTCCGGGAGCTGCAAGAGAACAGTTGGAACCCGGAGTGCATCCTACAGGACATGGACCGACACGGGGTGGAGATGATGGTGCTCTCCACGGTGCCGGTGCTCTTCTACTACTGGGCCCGCCCTAAGGACTGCTACGAGTGGTCCCGATTCCTCAACGACCATCTGGCGGAGGTGGTCGCCCGTTTCCCGAAGCGGTTCTTGGCGCTCGGAACAGTCCCTCTGCAGGATGTAGACTATGCCATTCGCGAGCTGGAGCGCTGCGTCCAGGAGCTTGGCTTCCCAGGGGTGGAGATTGGCTCCAACGTGAACGGACGGAACCTGGATGACCCCGAGTTCTTTCCCTTCTACGAAGCGGCCCAAGAGCTTGGCGCTGCACTTTTTGTCCATCCGTGGCAGATGTTGGGGCGTGAGCGGCTACAGCGCTACTTCTTGGAGTGGCTCGTTGGAATGCCGGCAGAGACGACAGTAGCCATCTGCTGCTTCATCTTCGGAGGAGTCTTCGACCGGTTCCCTCGGCTGCGCGTCCTCTTCGCCCATGGGGGTGGCTCCTTTGCTTTCACGCTGGGCAGGATTGCGAAGGGGTATGAGGCACGCCCGGATCTCTGCAACGTCAATGCCATCAGCAATCCCCGAGCGTACGTAGGGCGTTTTTGGGTTGACACCGTCACGCATGACCCGCGAGCTCTCCGCTTCTTGCTGGAGACCTTTGGCCCCAACCGAGTGGTCTACGGCACCGATTACCCTTTCCCGCTGGGCGATCTGGAGCACGGGCGCTTCATTGAGGAGACGGGATTGCCTGAAGACGTGCTCCGCCGCGTCTTTGCGGAAAACGTGCAGGAGTTCCTCGGGCTGACGCAGCCGGCAGCGCTTCGGTCATGA
- the kynU gene encoding kynureninase, whose protein sequence is MRSEYEATEEYARHLDDSDPIAEFRRRFFIPCRDGKELVYFCGNSLGLLPKEAEVAVHEELRRWAELAVDGHFHGPLPWFSYHRTVTEYLAELVGAQPHEVVAMNSLSVNLHLLLASFYRPAGRRTKILMEHYPFPSDLYVAQTHLRWHGLEPSQHIVLVEPPLDGHLSRTEDICSRIAEFGEELALVFLSGVHYYTGQRFEIEPIVQAAHAVGAHVILDLAHAIGNVELQLHAWGVDAAAWCSYKYLNSGPGGVGGIFVHERHATDRSRVRLGGWWGTPEETRFRLLPEFLPTLGAEGWQLSNAPVLPLAVHRIALRLFHEAGFELLCAKRDWLSSYAEYWIETVRQAVPKAPLRLLTPSDLRHRGCQLSLWVGENGQELYNRLQAAGIVVDWREPNVIRLAPVPLYNSFRDVYIFGRTLLEAARALWG, encoded by the coding sequence ATGAGGAGCGAGTACGAGGCAACGGAGGAGTATGCCCGGCACTTGGATGACTCCGACCCCATAGCGGAGTTTCGCCGGCGCTTTTTCATTCCATGTCGAGACGGCAAAGAACTCGTCTACTTCTGCGGCAACTCGCTCGGGTTACTGCCCAAAGAGGCGGAAGTAGCAGTCCACGAAGAACTTCGCCGCTGGGCTGAGTTGGCAGTGGATGGGCACTTCCACGGCCCACTCCCGTGGTTTTCGTACCACCGCACAGTGACGGAGTACCTTGCTGAGCTGGTGGGAGCGCAGCCACACGAAGTCGTGGCGATGAACTCGCTATCGGTCAACCTCCACTTGCTCCTTGCCAGCTTCTATCGGCCGGCTGGGCGACGCACCAAAATCCTCATGGAGCACTACCCCTTCCCTTCAGACCTCTACGTTGCCCAGACACACTTGCGATGGCACGGACTAGAACCCAGCCAGCACATCGTTCTCGTCGAGCCCCCGCTAGATGGGCATTTGTCGCGCACAGAGGATATCTGCTCCCGGATTGCAGAGTTCGGAGAAGAGTTGGCCCTTGTCTTCCTCAGCGGCGTGCACTACTACACTGGACAGCGATTCGAGATTGAGCCAATTGTGCAGGCGGCTCACGCTGTGGGGGCACATGTCATCTTGGACCTGGCCCATGCTATCGGCAACGTAGAACTCCAGCTCCATGCCTGGGGAGTAGACGCTGCGGCATGGTGCTCGTACAAGTACCTCAACTCTGGCCCAGGTGGGGTTGGGGGCATCTTCGTCCACGAGCGGCATGCCACTGATAGAAGCAGGGTGCGGTTAGGGGGATGGTGGGGGACTCCGGAGGAGACTCGCTTTCGCCTCTTGCCGGAGTTCCTTCCGACTCTTGGGGCGGAGGGGTGGCAGCTCAGCAACGCCCCGGTCTTGCCCTTGGCGGTTCATCGCATAGCGCTTCGGCTCTTCCATGAGGCTGGCTTTGAGCTGCTCTGCGCGAAGCGGGATTGGCTCAGCAGCTATGCCGAATACTGGATTGAGACTGTGCGTCAGGCGGTACCCAAAGCCCCTCTGCGCCTTCTGACGCCCTCTGATCTTCGCCATCGGGGGTGCCAGCTTTCGCTCTGGGTCGGTGAGAACGGCCAAGAGCTTTACAACCGGCTCCAGGCTGCTGGGATCGTCGTGGATTGGCGAGAGCCGAACGTTATACGGCTGGCCCCTGTGCCGCTCTACAATAGCTTCCGGGACGTCTACATCTTCGGAAGGACACTGCTGGAGGCAGCGCGGGCTCTGTGGGGGTAG